A single region of the Podospora pseudopauciseta strain CBS 411.78 chromosome 1, whole genome shotgun sequence genome encodes:
- a CDS encoding hypothetical protein (COG:S; EggNog:ENOG503NZR7), whose protein sequence is MSSIHTIYPSSVPDTTTRRRDRIDEPRRPHQQPQQQPQQQLHLQQYQLQGAPSTPSKNSDLSAYPSPQQQYSSPSLNVNTPAESESTLSVHYQSSEFSEVDDPFFGASFNSIGGSPSFLVDDSLDSFLVDQQTSQSNISTSSQHVPQAGAVTFPLSPDKTPSLSTASPQADGKSEFATFPDLSQPSIGPHELSLTAQSSSVDLTPRTSNSEESSDSGLAPAAPIMHSHSPRVTVSHWEQDNNVGSYEFNTSQQAVHEAEPSPTVRDLSGRWANQSTGPSGLDPARRPNVEVPSMNELASDRDREQQNRRVDSWLQKHTARTTPSEFVPVMPQDANTNVPDREIEVSETQNVLKPGQTYYNENAAGGLTEEDVDFIRQNRNWADGPMVSSISSTRHQPETAQAAIARYTRMCDNESVVSRAATWGTRRRSLPSIFDYDVQATTNLFKKLSLSRGDNSRRPSIIGVMRDKLTRKPSVNNSKRSRGVENDDASSGGTDTSFERRDSQVKLAPPSPTPWNRKNSVPSINTALVAMGGSVAAIGTTHARSGSLSATPVHSPVVRSPSTLSVKKPLMNRLRSKSENQPPGIVDMWKMTGGPPVSNLGNAKSNAGDLDDDDDEEDDGFEEGDKTESTKLIDDITPNMAGFKDHVLKLNPQLSTVNAYLVERIAHQQIIRYKGLLNSRVKHIQAVKAQNCNCGSMCIALGGSANILNAGGTDPLSARFDGSDGEITPLEGAINQESFPQDIPMPPTSTLPAEFECQLCFTSKKFQKPSDWTKHVHEDVQPFTCTWDRCRDPKIFKRKADWVRHENEGHRHLEWWTCDVEDCRHICYRRDNFLQHLVREHKFAEPKVKTKAAIKRAGGNDPTWQRVEACHKETTALPQQEPCRFCGKTFPTWKKLTVHLAKHMEQISLPILKLVAKKDLDEDTIISPVQDPPPRQFPPTFNTQTQWDRSPVGQGPMVRQQGPMPVYTNAPLPGQFVYHHAIPQQQQFYPQHHSDFGDLAQSMGQTNLNMQPVGHHPVTGFTSLNTPAFGGGLPVTTSPYMSTPPNNYVSTPEIEPFPAMPTMSMNALGLQDPSAGVQMGYGGNMLDIHATGPEHQFTPQAAVSVKNLSSTLLRAATDAWDRPLRPQPLLLSAEISFTSPFETASATDKLGEDTIHYGNLSKALLDIVETYFGPNSAAAISSPEEDEGDAISVLNQIFVHLTGLSIDGVKGDRTPFLGGSLDRIGFLGVKLTLPKASLLGEGVSLTASAGFDNTGKMTARALGMEITRLGVPTLVGVNPNEREARQMLVVTVGIEGIKVRGDRYVGVEKAVVKALGESSFETLEALGAHLIDKVEEVFVNGEDYTVRVKIEKPIAVPLAECPVVEVRRVVKDYYR, encoded by the exons ATGTCTTCGATTCACACCATATACCCCTCATCCGTCCCTGACACCACCACACGCCGCCGGGACCGGATTGATGAACCCCGCAGAcctcaccagcaaccacaacagcaaccgcaacaacaacttcACCTCCAGCAATATCAACTTCAAGGCGCCCCGTCGACGCCAAGTAAGAACAGCGATCTCTCTGCATACCCATCGCCCCAACAGCAGtactcctcgccctccctaAACGTCAACACCCCTGCCGAGTCCGAGTCCACCCTCAGTGTTCACTACCAGTCGAGCGAATTCAGCGAAGTTGACGATCCCTTCTTTGGCGCGAGCTTCAATAGCATTGGCGGCTCCCCTTCTTTCTTGGTGGACGATAGTTTGGATTCGTTTCTTGTCGACCAACAGACATCTCAGTCCAACATTTCGACTAGCTCGCAACATGTGCCACAGGCTGGCGCGGTCACCTTTCCTCTGAGTCCCGACAAGACCCCTTCACTATCCACGGCTTCACCCCAGGCAGACGGGAAAAGCGAGTTTGCAACATTTCCTGACCTGTCTCAGCCATCGATTGGGCCGCACGAGCTCTCACTTACAGCACAGTCGTCTTCTGTCGACTTGACTCCAAGGACAAGCAACAGTGAGGAGTCAAGCGACAGCGGCCTTGCCCCAGCAGCTCCCATTATGCATAGTCATAGTCCGCGAGTCACAGTCTCCCATTGGGAACAAGACAACAATGTCGGGTCATATGAGTTCAACACCAGCCAACAGGCAGTGCATGAGGCCGAGCCATCTCCCACTGTCCGTGATCTCTCGGGCCGATGGGCGAATCAATCCACAGGCCCGAGCGGTTTGGACCCAGCTCGTCGACCAAACGTCGAGGTCCCGAGCATGAATGAGCTGGCTTCAGATCGTGACCGGGAACAGCAAAACAGAAGGGTTGACAGTTGGCTGCAGAAGCATACTGCCCGAACAACACCTTCAGAGTTCGTGCCTGTCATGCCTCAGGATGCCAACACCAATGTTCCCGATCGCGAGATTGAAGTATCAGAGACGCAGAATGTGCTAAAACCTGGCCAAACGTACTACAACGAGAACGCCGCGGGTGGTTTGACGGAAGAGGATGTCGATTTCATTCGACAGAATCGCAACTGGGCTGATGGACCCATGGTATCGTCCATTTCTTCCACTCGGCACCAGCCCGAGACCGCTCAAGCCGCTATTGCGAGATATACGCGGATGTGCGATAACGAGTCGGTTGTATCTCGAGCAGCAACATGGGGAACACGACGTCGCAGTTTACCTAGCATCTTTGATTATGATGTGCAGGCGACCACAAACCTCTTCAAGAAGCTCTCGCTGAGCCGAGGTGATAACAGTCGACGACCGAGCATCATTGGGGTCATGCGCGACAAGCTCACCCGGAAACCAAGTGTCAACAATAGCAAGCGGTCTCGTGGCGTTGAAAACGATGATGCAAGCTCTGGGGGAACCGACACATCTTTTGAGCGAAGAGACAGCCAGGTGAAGCTCGCACCACCAAGCCCCACCCCATGGAACAGAAAGAACAGTGTTCCAAGCATCAACACGGCGCTTGTTGCCATGGGGGGAAGTGTGGCAGCCATTGGGACCACACATGCCCGATCCGGCTCCCTCAGCGCCACTCCTGTCCACTCTCCAGTCGTGAGGAGCCCGAGCACGCTGAGCGTCAAGAAGCCCTTGATGAACCGATTGAGAAGCAAGTCAGAGAACCAACCGCCTGGCATTGTCGACATGTGGAAGATGACCGGTGGGCCGCCGGTTTCCAACCTTGGGAATGCCAAGTCGAATGCTGGTGATttggatgacgatgatgacgaggaagatgacggaTTTGAAGAAGGCGACAAGACGGAGTCAACCAAGCTCATTGATGACATCACCCCCAACATGGCGGGCTTCAAGGACCACGTTCTCAAGTTGAATCCTCAACTGAGTACCGTCAACGCCTATCTGGTCGAACGTATCGCCCACCAGCAGATCATCCGGTACAAGGGCCTCCTCAACTCTCGGGTAAAGCACATCCAGGCTGTCAAAGCACAAAACTGCAACTGCGGTAGCATGTGCATTGCACTCGGAGGCAGTGCCAATATCCTCAACGCCGGCGGTACCGACCCCCTATCTGCCAGGTTTGACGGTTCGGATGGAGAAATCACGCCGCTAGAGGGCGCGATCAATCAGGAGAGCTTCCCTCAAGACATCCCCATGCCTCCTACCAGCACACTGCCTGCCGAGTTTGAGTGTCAGCTGTGTTTCACGTCAAAGAAATTCCAGAAGCCTTCTGACTGGACCAAACATGTCCATGAAGATGTCCAGCCGTTTACCTGCACCTGGGACCGATGCAGAGACCCCAAAATCTTCAAGAGAAAGGCAGACTGGGTCCGCCACGAGAACGAAGGTCATCGGCACCTGGAGTGGTGGACGTGCGACGTTGAGGACTGCCGTCATATCTGCTACCGCCGTGACAACTTCCTTCAACACTTGGTTCGCGAGCACAAGTTTGCTGAGCCCAAGGTGAAGACCAAGGCGGCCATCAAGCGGGCAGGTGGTAACGACCCCACCTGGCAAAGAGTCGAGGCTTGTCACAAAGAGACCACTGCTTTGCCTCAACAAGAACCATGCCGCTTCTGTGGCAAGACGTTCCCGACCTGGAAGAAGTTGACTGTCCACTTGGCCAAGCACATGGAGCAGATCAGCTTGCCGATTCTCAAGCTGGTAGCCAAGAAGGATCTCGACGAGGATACCATCATCAGTCCTGTCCAAGATCCGCCACCGCGGCAGTTTCCTCCCACATTCAACACCCAAACCCAGTGGGATCGATCTCCGGTTGGCCAGGGGCCAATGGTCCGTCAACAAGGCCCAATGCCAGTATATACGAATGCGCCGCTCCCTGGCCAGTTTGTCTACCATCACGCTAtacctcagcaacaacagttttaccctcaacaccacagcGATTTTGGTGATCTCGCTCAGAGCATGGGTCAGACCAATCTCAACATGCAACCGGTCGGACACCACCCCGTCACTGGCTTCACTAGCCTCAACACGCCCGCCTTTGGCGGCGGACTTCCCGTCACAACAAGCCCTTACATGTCAACGCCGCCAAACAATTATGTGTCTACTCCAGAGATAGAGCCCTTTCCCGCCATGCCAACCATGTCGATGAACGCTCTGGGGCTGCAAGATCCCAGCGCGGGGGTCCAGATGGGGTATGGGGGTAACATGCTTGATATTCATGCGACTGGGCCTGAACATCAGTTTACACCCCAGG cagcagtcTCAGTCAAGAACCTATCCAGCACCCTCCTCCGCGCAGCCACAGACGCCTGGGACcgccccctccgcccccaacccctcctcctctcggcAGAGATCAgtttcacctccccctttgAAACCGCCTCCGCAACCGACAAGCTTGGCGAGGACACGATCCACTACGGCAATTTATCAAAGGCACTCCTCGACATTGTAGAGACTTACTTCGGCCCTAATTCTGCAGCCGCCATTTCTTCTccagaggaggacgagggggatGCGATCTCGGTGCTGAACCAGATATTCGTTCATCTCACTGGGTTGTCTATCGATGGTGTCAAGGGGGACAGAACcccttttttgggggggagttTAGATAGGATCGGGTTTCTGGGTGTGAAGCTGACGCTCCCAAAAGCGAGCTTGCTCGGCGAGGGTGTGAGTCTCACCGCAAGCGCGGGGTTTGACAACACGGGAAAAATGACCGCCCGCGCGCTAGGGATGGAGATCACCAGACTCGGAGTGCCGACGTTGGTCGGGGTTAACCCTAACGAGCGGGAGGCGAGGCAGATGTTGGTTGTTACGGTGGGGATTGAGGGGATCAAGGTGAGGGGGGATAGGTATGTCGGGGTTGAAAAGGCGGTTGTGAAG GCGCTGGGGGAGTCATCATTCGAGACGTTGGAAGCGTTGGGGGCGCACTTGATTgacaaggtggaggaggtttttgtCAATGGGGAGGATTACACCGTCAGAGTAAAAATCGAGAAGCCGATTGCGGTTCCGTTGGCCGAGTGTCCggttgtggaggtgaggagagTGGTGAAGGATTATTATAGGTGA
- a CDS encoding hypothetical protein (COG:S; EggNog:ENOG503P1FY) has product MGSTSDDPPMTSTTNTTNGNATASSPKGTNSSEEQSRKNEEYIPYWNVNVPPHLRTQTCPSYLLNLNPKDLSIISTPDSHYEIESWPTVLSKIRSYRPDLFQRIPSDLRRYHEFCYNIKQQYGSVMNFILSQRLGWEHPIIPKGDEPFECEEDVKILRNDWPYGIDGKIVHLVVWVKFELEAEGEKGDLTEKETKVVGEWVRKKFVVEGGLEEGRVVWFRNWTCLKSVKSVEHFHIMLFDPDKELVDGLTGGDVPLCERVKLSI; this is encoded by the coding sequence ATGGGCAGCACATCTGATGATCCCCCAATgacatccaccaccaacaccaccaacggcAATGCTACCGCCTCTTCCCCCAAAGGCACCAACTCCTCAGAAGAACAATCCCGCAAAAATGAAGAATACATCCCCTACTGGAACGTAAACgtccccccccacctccgcaCCCAAACCTGCCCCTcctacctcctcaacctcaacccaaaAGACCTCTCCATAATCTCCACCCCCGACTCCCACTACGAAATCGAATCCTGGCCCACGGTCCTCTCCAAGATCCGGTCGTACCGCCCCGACCTCTTCCAGCGCATCCCCTCGGACCTCCGCCGCTACCACGAGTTTTGTTATAATATCAAGCAGCAGTACGGCTCCGTCATGAACTTTATCCTCTCGCAGCGTCTCGGTTGGGAacaccccatcatccccaaggGTGACGAGCCGTTTGAgtgtgaggaggatgtcaagaTACTCCGGAATGACTGGCCGTATGGTATAGATGGCAAGATTGTCCATCTGGTGGTGTGGGTCAAGTTTGAGCTCGAGGCcgagggggaaaagggggattTGACGGAGAAAGAGAcaaaggtggtgggggagtgggtgaggaagaagtttgtggtggaggggggcttggaggaggggagggttgtttGGTTCAGGAATTGGACCTGTTTGAAGTCTGTCAAGAGTGTGGAGCATTTTCATATCATGCTGTTTGATCCAGACAAAGagttggtggatgggttgaCGGGGGGGGATGTGCCGCTTTGTGAGAGGGTCAAGTTGAGTATATGA